Genomic segment of Rattus norvegicus strain BN/NHsdMcwi chromosome 7, GRCr8, whole genome shotgun sequence:
CTCTAGGCTTCTCACCCCAACAGTAGAACCGACAACGCTGAATCCTGCTATTTCTCCCAGTCCTTCACAGCCTCCTGGAGACAGTCATAGGTAAGCCTGGGTCTTTTTCTCCAGTATTCCCAGTGAAGCTCCTAGGCCCCTTGACTTTTCTGGTGCTCTGtcgctttgtttttgttgttctgttccTATGTTCTGTCTTAACTATTCCCTACACAGGAGCTTCCTACATGTCAGTTCCTGTCTGTCTTCAGCCCTCTCTGGAACTATCTTCCTACCAATCTCCAATTCTGAGGTCTCTGACCAAGGTGCTGCAAACAAGCTCCTGTCCCTCAAACGCAGATCTCCCCCCAAGGCTGCGACTCCCCACTTCTAGTCCAAACCAAAGCCCCGCCCCGGAGGCCAAGCCACGCCCCTGACTCGCGTGGGCTCCGCCCCTCACTCACCTGAGGCGTCTCCGCGCGCGCGCGCAGGCTGTTGGGGGTTGAGGGAGAAGGACCGCGTCGGGTGGGATAAGAGGGGTGGGGAGTCCCCCACTCTTGGCCCAGGTGGCCCAGCGCTGGGGGATGGGGTCACTGAGGCGGCGGCAGCCAGGCCGAAGCCGGGATCCGGGTGTTCAGCGGTGGCGGCTCCATCTCCATCAGGGGCTTCACCTGAGGAGGGACCGACCCCCCCCCGGAGCCCCCCCCATCACGGCCATCCCCCCCCTCCGGAGTAACTTCCGGTCCCACTACCAGGCGATAGGCGACTGGGCCAAATACCGAGCGCCCCCAAGCCGGGGAGACTGCTGAGGGAAAAAAAGGGAGAGGAGCTAGGGGAGAATAGCCGAGCGCCGAAAGATTTAAGTCCGAAAGGCCTTGTCGTGCAGAGGTTAAGTCAAATCTATCCTTCATCTGCATCTAATTTGCAAACTAGGTGCACACTGATCGCCCAACGcgcccaggcgtgtctgcccttGGTGCCAAGGTTTGCCCCTGCCCTCCCTAAAATAATATTGATTTCATTCCTGTTTTGCATTCCTTGTCAATCCGGCCTAGAGAGCAGGAATTGGGGAAACGATTTGAGGGCAacaaacacttcttttttttttttttttttttcttttaaatcgcTTCTCTCTTCGTAGGTATCTCCAAGTCAGTCGTTTAGGTGATGCTGCAGATGATAGCAGTCCTGAGAAGGGAGATCCACTCCTTGATTTATCGAGCGAGCGACTGCACCTCCCTCCCTCCGGTTAGCTTTGGGTTAGTACCACACCTCCCTCTTGCAACATATTCACTGTCCAGGCCCAAGAGGTTCCAGTCATAGTCTTAAACAGACACTTTATTGGAATCGTTTTAAAAGCACTCTAAGAGGGAAATCTCCTTGCATCCCAGAGGCGATTGAAAGTTGTAGACGGGCagtggcggcacatgcctttaatcccccgATTCTGGAGACTAAGGCAGGCagtttggtctacaaagtgagttccaggacagccagggctacacagagaaaccctgtcttgaagggaaaaaaaacaagatgatgaagaagaaaaagaaataacgtACAGTTTTTACACATtccatacatcacacacatatctgAAGAATCTAAGCAATGCAAAACAAGGCCTGAGGGGAGGCATGAGAAGTAAAGGTATGGTAGGGTAAGAAAGTGATGTCTTGAGAGCTGCTTTCTCCCCTCAGTAGAGGAAGGAAACGTTTATCTATGGCACCGAGGATTAAGGCTGGGTTGGTAAAGAGGTGTAGGGGTCCTTTGGGTACAAACTGCTGTTCCATGCTTTCATGGAACCACCTGAACGTGGACACGGTGCCAGGCATTGCTGAGCACGCCTCGAAGGTTCCAGATTGGGGCCACAGTGTCTGGCTGCACGTTGTAACTGTCATCTACCGCTTTACAAATGATGTTCAATTCCTTCTGCTCAGCTGGCACGTGAGCTTTCAACTGCCATATTCGCCAAGCCCAGGCCTTCCTGGGATGCTGTTCCTCTCCCTCCAGCTCAGCTTCCTGCCAGGTCAGTCCACCATCCATAGACACATCCACTCGAATCACAGCCCTACCACCACCACTCCATGCATAGCCCTTGATAATCACCTCTCCTGATTCTACAGTCGTCCCATCTTGAGGCTGTGTGATAGCTGACTGGATGGGTAGTTCCTGAATTGATGGGGCTAGATCAAAGTCTACAGTGTCCCAGTCCACAGATGGAGAAAAGCCTTTGTAATCCCGCCTCTGCCAGTGACTATAACTTTCCTCTGACTCCACACTCACTCTGCCCAACCACTTGACATGGCGAGCACCTACCACACCAGGAACCACCACCCTTACGGGGAAGCCATGGTCACGAGGCAGAGGCTGACCATTCATCTCATAAGCCAGGAGGACCTCGGCTTGGGGATCCATGGCCCGAGCCAGAGGGATGGATGCCCCATAGGCAGTTCCAGTGGGGTCTGAATCCAGTCCTTCAAAACAGACATGGGCCTCGGTTTCACGGAGTCGgtgaccagcctgggctaagaCATCACAGAGCCGTGCCCCGGCCCAGCGTGCCGTGCTGATGGCCCCTGTTCTCCACTCCAGACCTTTCACTTCCTTGACCTTATTCATCTCCGAGCGCCGGTTACCAGCACACTGCAGAGTGACAGTGACCTCATGTTTGGGGAACTTATGCAAATCatccaaggagagagagagcgacTGACCTCCAGGTGCCCCTACTACATGCAAGCGATAGGTGTCTGGGTCCAGGTTAGGTACAGGCAGATGGTTCCGGGTAAAGAAAATAGGGTTTGGTGTGATGTAGCTTTCTGTAAGCAGTTCAGGAGGAGGCTCTGCATTAAAGGGGCGCTGGCTATTAATCCTCAGGGCTGGATGACGCATAGGGTCATTGGAATAAGGGTCAGAGGCCTCCAAGGGAGGGGACATTCTATCTTCGGGGTTCAGCTCCCCAATCTTATACTCAGCCAGTAACTCACGTACATGGGGCTGGTTGTGAACAGCATAGAGGGCCCAGAAGGGTTCTAGGGGACCTCCAGCAGCTAGCATCAGTTTTGATTGTCCTCCTGGATGCAGGTCCACAAATTTTGTGACATCAAAGACCTCAGAGCCTAGAGTTACCCAGACTCCAGTTTGAAGGTTGTTGTGAGAACGCACATCCTCTTTAGAGTATATCCGTGGTGACTCCTGAGAAGCCTGAGGGTTGGGGAGGGAACAGAATATTAAATCACTTTAGGTCACGCTGACCCCACCCATGGTCAGCCTGAGAAATTAAGGGGAGCAAGTAGTAGTCCGCAGTGCATGGAGACAGATCACCATAGGCAAGAACATATACGATCCCTTTGTTCTAACATGGAGGCTCTTTTCCCACTCACCCTACACCGATGGTCATGATAGGCCAGCACGGCACCAAGGCCTATCAGGGTCCCCATGACTTTCCATCCCCGAGTCCTTGAGTTATCATCAGAAAAGGTGAGGCTGGGATGCTGCGGCTTAAGTGAGTCACTTGAGGAACATGCTTGAATGCAGAGTCTCAAGGGGGTTGACTTGGCTCTGGAAGACAGAGGTATTAGTAGCACAGAAAGTCCTGTGAAGCTGTGTGGTGGGTTACCTCTCATTAGTCATTGGTGTTCAGTTGGAATTTGGTTCCTTCCGGATGGGTAGGACCAGTGAAATATgactttctctttcctccatcGCTGTACTATATTATATGCCAGATAAGATAAATGTCTACCAGATAAGATAACTATGAGATAGGCTAGGAGATAAGCACTGGTTTGGGATAGCCTACCTGATGGCCCGCGGAAGCCCCACAGCCACAGATCTGTATAGCCGAGGCAGCATTGTGGCAGACCTAGAACAAGAAGATCCTAGGTTTCAAACCAAGAGAACTCCATGGTTGGGAGACCTGAGAATGCATGGTCCAAATGTGTTCTTACGAGTAAGCTTGGAGCACCTCGGAGACACACTGTGCAGAAAggagtggggtggagtggggggcaGAAAGGTACAGAGGCTTCTAGGAAGAACAATGCCCCAAGGCTGAGGGACCTAAAGGACAGATTAGAAATTtgccattcttttttttgttgttgttgatcttttttttcggagctggggaccgaacccagggccttgcgctgagatttgccattttttttaaatgatgctgTGTATTGAAACTAAAGGTCTTGAGAATGATataactctaccactgagtcatatccccagcccctactttaATTATTTCAAATTGAGACTGATGAAAACAGACAAGAGGTGGTGGCAGCCTAACGGGGTGAAGGAGCCAGAATCCTGGAAGCAAACTGCCTTGGGTTTGCAAAACCAGGCCTTGTCATTAACCAGCTCCCATGGCAACACAACAGGCCTCTCTGAACTTGTATCCTCATCTCTACCCAGAGGAACTGATACGAAGAGTAAACAAGTTAATAACATTCACTCAggcctttcctcttttctccctccacccTTCTAAAATAAATACCCCATATGAGAAATGAACCCCAATTCAGAGTCTCCACCCTGACCTCGTAGTCTATGGCATTCTAGTGATCTCAGCAAACTGAGCAGAGTCAATGGCCAGGGTGTCAGGGGATGGGCTAGAGAAGGAAGTTAAATCTTCTGCTCTCTGTCCTGTTGCAGTGTCTTCCTCACAACCTAGTGCCTCTCTGACCCAGGAGGGTTAAAGCGAAGAGGAGTAAGATGCTACTAGAGGTGGGAGTCTTAAGGATGGCAAAGGAAGGAAGATTCTCTTTCCGCCTGGGCCACAGGGATCCGTATTCTTCCTGCCATCTACCCTTAATTTCAGCAACCCGTTCTTACCAGCCCCGTGCCAGGTTTAGGAGGGGTGGCCTGTTAAATACCGAAATGCGACTTCGCGGTGCAAGCTCCTTACTCTCCAGGACACTTTAGGTAGGAGGGTGTGTCTGTCCAGAATTCGGACAGAACAGCAGCCTGCGACCCCAGGAACACACAGACATCATAAATGGAGATAGTGGTTCTTTTGCTACTCCTAAGATTTGGAGTTTGCTCCAAGTTTACTCCAAGATTTGGCGGCAGTGGCCGCCTAGGTCCCACCCTCGcgctcccttctttccctcccggTCGCAGTCCCCTTACCTAGCTGGACGTCGGCAGCGGAACAATTTCACCCGCCCCGCGCAGGGCTAGAGCGGCCGGTGcggaggggcggggcggggcgggactCGGTCGTGACGTGTACAGTTTGTGCAGGCGTCCTCACGCCCCTCGCCCGCGTCGCAACCATTGGCCCCTAGCTTCCCAGCTGCTACTGACGAGGACTGGCAGCTGTCCTCAGGTCGCCAGATCGCCAGGTCGCCCCGGTCGCCCGATGCGGAGCGCGGGGGCGGGGCGTCGCCAGGTTCGGATGGTgcaggcctctgcctcccaggacaGGGGGCACACACTGGTGACCAGAGCCAACCGCAGCTCTGTAGGGAATCCTGAGGCCTCACTGATGCTGTGCACCTACACAGCGGAAGGTGACAAGGGCTCCAAAGGTGGCCACGAGGATGGCGACCAAATTCCTGGGGAAGCCTCAGGGTCCTGCAAATATGTTCCGCCCCTGGGCAGTTCAGTGTTGCGGCGTTGAGCCCCGCAGGAATAACGGCAGAAATGATGCCCAAAATATTGACTCCAAGATTCCCAGAGTGAATTTCTGAAAGTGTGAAACCAGCAACACCGAAAAACTatgttttatttgagacaaggtctcactatgtagctctggctggtctgaaTCTAGTTTTGTAGACCACGCTGGTCGGGAACTcctagatctgcctgcctctgcgtcGAGTATCGCGTttaaaagcatgagccaccatacGCAGCtcttaaaacacattttaaaaattttacatagtggatttttaaaaaaagcatctaCTTTAACAAGAAAAACGGCATCTTAACAAAAGCATAAACaatagttttatatataaaaagtaaAGGTCGCTAATAGAAAAGTTTGCTATTACTCTTTACCATTTATTAGAGATTGAAAATTTGACACCCCGTGCTCCGGGTACAAACATCCATAGGCTGCCCTCTAGAGACCAGAAAGTTGAGCTACAGTCATATCAACTTAGAGCAAACTTACATCTGGAAGATCATCTTTTCTCTTTTAGttctccagctttttttttttttttttttttgaggaatcgGGCTAAGAATCCTGAGTAGGGGAGTGTACTCAGAAGAGGGGACGAGATAGTGAAAAGGTGTATCAGCTCTTAACGTTTTTGGAGATGGCAAGGTTTCCAGCTTTTGCATATATCACCCTAATGTTTCTGGCTTTGatttttttgaagcagggtttctgtgtagtcctgactatcCTGcagctccatagaccaggctggcctcaaattcagagatctgcctgcctttgcctccagagtgctgggattaatccAAAGACCACCTCCAGGCGCTGTTGTTGAAAACAGTTTCAGCTGGTGTTACAGTACGGGAGGATTgttccagcacacaggaggcagaggctggccaCGACGGTAAAAAACACCCTGTCAAATATGTACTTGGTATGGTTTCTCCCTCCACCTACTAATGCACCAATTTTACTTTGTGGAGCCAGTATCTCCTGTAGCTCAGATAGACGTAGACTTCCAGGGGCTGGGAATGCAAGGTGTGTGCCATACACCTAGCTCAACCTTCACGTTCAACCGTCACTGCACAGCTGAATTGGAGACTGAAGCACTGCTAACTTGACAAAGGCCCACAGCTGGTGACTACGACTGGCCTGGAAACTAAGGGATGCCTGCTAACTGGCCCTCTGAACTATGACAGATGGGAGGACTTCAAATAAGAAACAGATCCAGGCAGAGATGTTTTTGCTTGATCAAAGCTAATTcggtaatttttcttttttggaaataAGGTCTTGCTAAACTACTATTTAGGATGCCTTCAGTCTTACAGCTTCAGCCTTCCTAAGTATCTGGCAAAGGTCACATATCCAGcggttttcctttttaaagatctgtgtgtatgagtcgtatatgtgtaccatgtgcatcaGCCACACTGGGCCTGAAGTtacggatggctgtgagctaccatgtgggtgctagttATCGAACCCAGATCTCTACAAGTGCAACAAGTGCTTtaaaccgccgagccatctccccaggatctttttctttttatcttaaggTTATGGATCCAATTCAGAGACTTATATATACAAATGAGCCTAGAAAAATGCATAGCATGCTGCTTCCCGCAGTTTAGATATGCCATTCCTGTCTAATCTCGATGTGGTCCAAGAGATCCAGACTaccaacacacagaaaaaaaatgtaacagtCACATTTGATAAACCATCTATGTCTTTGAACATTAgttcacacactcacaaataaaaacaaagaaaatagggTTATTTTCTAAATTGGTTCTTCAACTGTTTAGAGGTGCCAAGATGGAGAAGGATGTTCGAGGTGTCATGGATTTCTCTGGGCCCTGTCTTCCCAAGTTTTAGTTTCAGGCAAATAAACAGTAAAAACAACAGTCCAAtgcactttcttttttccttttttacttaCATTAAATACATCGATAAATCAGCAGTTGCATTCTGTTACCACGATTGTTATGTTAGGAGAGTGAAAGAAAGGCAAACactttcttaggaaaaaaaatataaaggcagaaaaGATGAGCCCTCCCCTAAAAACTGATCAGAAGAAAAAGGGTgacagggaggtggggagagaaccAAACCCCTCAAGCCCAACAGAGCTCAAACAAAGGCAGAAGAGCtggcaggaggagagggaaggcagCAGACAGGCCCCGGAACTAAGGCCAATACTGTTCctaagaagggaggaagggaggaagtgaAAGCCTGGGAGATGGCTTCCCAGCCCCAAGGCAATAAAACATCTTCATTTTTGCAGAGAAGGAGTTAAGTTTCTAAGAGACTTAGAGAGCTTCACTCAGAGTCTCCACTTGCAAAAAGGATGTGCCTGGGTGTTTTGCAGATGAACAGGTTCTAGAAAAGTAAATATGTATGTTTCAGGGCCGTGAGAACTAAGGCTGCCCctggaaaaggaagagaattGAGTTCTAAGTGGAAGAACCTAAGTTGGGTCCTTGAGAATCTTGGCTTCATGGATTCCTCAGCTGGAATACAAGTCAGTGTCTAAGCCAAAGGGGCAGAAAGGCTCAACTCTAGGCTACTGtggtctttcctttcttctgaaaATTACCCCCAAACTCTGGCTGAAATATCAAATTCCTTCTTGCTTTGATGGCTTCTCACAGACACCCTCAAACATCTAATGTAGGATGTAGAGAAGCCAGAGATTCAGAAAGGACCAAGGCCCTCTGATGATACAAGGCAGCTGTGAGGCACCTTCAGTTCTAGTTGCCCTGTCACTGGACAAACGGCCTCTGTGGGAGGAGCCTCTAGTGGTACATGGATTAAGTAAGAGTGAGTGGGGGAATGAAGGAGGAACTAAACCCAAGATATTaacaaaagggagaagaaaagggggCTAATGGGAACCAGGAGGCAGAACTGACTGTACAGAGAATCAAGACTTACACGTATTTACAGGGAAGTAGAAAAGACATGGTAAGACGTAGCAAATCGAATGTGAACCCTGGGAAGATAGAGCACTCCCTTTTCCTGACCTTTCTTTACTCCACTACCATGGCCCGTGCTATTCTGAGGCCACTCCCCAGTTGCTCAGACAAACCTATACCCAAGAATAGAGGTGTGAATCAGTCAGAGGAAGCTAGCAGTGGACACTGGGTGTGAGTAGCTGCCACTGTGACTGTTGTCTATAGGGCCTCTCCAAACCTCATTCATTGTAGATTCCATTTAATTAAAAAGGTTGAAGGATAGGTAAAtcaatcacccccccccccaagaaaaacATGTATCTTGACTGAACTACCATCAATTAAAGTGCAAACTGCAGGGGCATGGTGTCTGGGGTTAAGGCCATCTCAAGGCCAGGGTAGGGAAATGCCTATGTATACACAGGCTTCAGAGGACGGCATCAGAGACTGGTACCTCCTCCAATTAGATCACAGCAGACTAAGGGTGCAGGCAACCAGTGAAGATTCTTTGGAGCACTCTGAGGTCCAATCCCCACACTCGGTGGGGTTAGTGGATGGGGACAAGAAGGAAAGCAGCCTTGGGACGAGTTAGAGCCACAGATGACACTGCATCTCCATCTGTGTCCTATTAACTAATAAACTCCATTCAGTGCCTGCGAGCTCACCTCCCCGATCTCACTCCTACCTAGGACACCCTCCACAAGTCCACTGATTGGTGCCGCAGTGTTTCATAGACAAGAAACTCTCACCagataaaatgaaaggaaatgtttCCTTACTCCCTCCTGCTCTGAGCCTTACTCTCCCGGCAAGGTTTTTAATGTAACTAAAAGTATATTCCTCCCTTCTCAGTACCTGGGAATACCCTTCATCATCTTGTAAAGAGGAGGAAACAGGATCTAGAGGAGGGAGTGCtgagaggtgggagagggaggcaggagacaAAAGTCTTCTCTGAAACACTGGGAAAACAtggaggggaaggggtggggggtgatGGGACAATGAGGAAGTCACTGTCTTGCACCGAGAACATGAAGTAAAGAAAGTTTGTTTTGGAAGGAAGGTCCTGGGGAGATTTGACCCCAAGCCCCAGAGTAGGGCATAGTAGTGGCAACAGCTGCCTGGTGTTGGTTGCTGAAGCATTAAAAAGTGCCATGACGGAGCTGTCAGGAGGCAGCCCTTGGGAGCCAGGGCTCAGTGTGCTGTCACCGTAGGGGCTGTGTGCTGAGGGGCGGGGATGGAGGTTATGTCTTAGCTTTCGTGCTAATTCCATACGTATTTGCTGCTAGCCACCCCTCCCTCAGTTGCTACAACACTGGCTCTTGTTCTGCTGGGCCTGCTCATGAAGATCCACGCCCCGACTTCGGCCTGCTGCACCCCCTGGATTCTGGGGTTCACTCTTTGGCAACTTCTTTgctaaaaaaaaacagaacaaaacacggTAGATTTGACTCACATACACATCCCACCCCAAACAAGAGGACTACTGAGAGGGGTAAGAGAGATTAATTAAAATGATGATTTGAAGAGTGCACAAGTATTTGCAAACCTCCCTGAACAGAGCTGATACCAAAGGAAGGAAGTTACAAAGCAAGTGAAGCTGTTTCTACAACTGAAGATTTTCTTGTCTGATGGTGCTAGGGACAGAACAGACTGTTAAACCTGACCTTGGCTTCTCTCTGTAAGTCCagattagcctcaaactcttGACCCTCtggtctcagcctcccaaatggtAGATTGCAGGTACACACCCCGATGtcactttatttgttttttagtcTGTGTTtaactatatgtatgtgtgtatgagtgggtgggtagaCACGGATGCAGAcaccctcagaggtcagaggtgtcataccccttggagctggagtgacaggtggttgtgagccacctgatgtggataCTTGGAAGCAAaagtgggtcctctgcaagagtcgtctgtgctcttagtcactgagctgtctctccagcctgctttgtTCTGAAGTCcggtctatgtagcccaggctcgcCTCAAACTTGCTAAAtagtcaaagatgaccttgatCCTCTCATCTCCATTTCCCGAGTGTGACTATAGGTGTGCTTCACTGAATCTTGCTGTGTTAGCCCACTGCCCTGACTGGTAAGATTTTGTGTATGCATTATTGTGCGAGAGTGAAGggtttgttttttactttgcctttggttttgttttgagacaagttttaaTACATAACTAGCTTCGGCTGTATTTTTTGtcctttattttttcctctgtctatctgtccaggAATTCATCATATCATAGACTTGGCCGGCCTCGAATTCACAAGAGATCCATTGGCCTCTGCTACCCAAGTTGCAACAACATAATTTTAAGGTTTGGGGCCATCACAACACGAGGGAatgtattaaaaggttgcagcactaggaaggttgaaagCCACTGGCCTAGACTTCTTATGTAGTACAATTAGTTTCAGATCTGTGGCAATCCTCTGCTTTGGCCTCTCACGTGCTGGATTATGAGTAGTACCATTCCTAAGTTAAGGCTTAATTTTCCTTGCTTTGCTTCTTGGCAGTGCTGGGCCTTTTGCCTCCTACGCAAGTAATCTACAACTGTACTCCATCTCCAGTCCCAGCCTATAGTGAGTTGTAAAACCACCAGTCCTTTGGGTTAAGGACAGCTTTACCTGTAAGGAGAGACAGAAGATTTCAGACCACTCTGACCTTACCTATTGCCAGGAAGAGATCATTCACGTTCATAGCAGTCTTAGCTGAAGTCTCCATAAATAATAAGCTGTTGTCATCTGCATATGCCTGAGCCTCCTAAAAGGAATGAAAGTGGTATTGCTTTTATATTCCCATGTGGTACTCTAGAGTAAAGGGGTATTTGATGTTCTCTCCTCTTAATGTCCTTTTATATAAGGACCCTGGTATGtaaataatatgtattttatatacagCCCTGGACTCATAATATAGTAATGATTCCCCTCAAGATAAACCCATGTGCGCTA
This window contains:
- the Suox gene encoding sulfite oxidase, mitochondrial precursor — protein: MLPRLYRSVAVGLPRAIRAKSTPLRLCIQACSSSDSLKPQHPSLTFSDDNSRTRGWKVMGTLIGLGAVLAYHDHRCRASQESPRIYSKEDVRSHNNLQTGVWVTLGSEVFDVTKFVDLHPGGQSKLMLAAGGPLEPFWALYAVHNQPHVRELLAEYKIGELNPEDRMSPPLEASDPYSNDPMRHPALRINSQRPFNAEPPPELLTESYITPNPIFFTRNHLPVPNLDPDTYRLHVVGAPGGQSLSLSLDDLHKFPKHEVTVTLQCAGNRRSEMNKVKEVKGLEWRTGAISTARWAGARLCDVLAQAGHRLRETEAHVCFEGLDSDPTGTAYGASIPLARAMDPQAEVLLAYEMNGQPLPRDHGFPVRVVVPGVVGARHVKWLGRVSVESEESYSHWQRRDYKGFSPSVDWDTVDFDLAPSIQELPIQSAITQPQDGTTVESGEVIIKGYAWSGGGRAVIRVDVSMDGGLTWQEAELEGEEQHPRKAWAWRIWQLKAHVPAEQKELNIICKAVDDSYNVQPDTVAPIWNLRGVLSNAWHRVHVQVVP